A stretch of the Panicum virgatum strain AP13 chromosome 9N, P.virgatum_v5, whole genome shotgun sequence genome encodes the following:
- the LOC120688465 gene encoding protein GRAVITROPIC IN THE LIGHT 1-like yields MLHKFALAFKTKTIEFFAEDEEDEDADRFARSPAPGADGVLAGQRVVVLKPDPLNPNPSADGGGRAGSGQEAAVEAALATASSFQAAYLHLQAAHAPFLPEAAAAADAAAVSHLRRLSELKRIARGAPADAPGPDGDGTLTAHLEAQVRENQALLRSFDAVVNRLQAALDAKDAAAAALRLDLEALDDANARLSARLDRALAPPPGGDAVGAMLSAGVFDSVLRDALRVAHRFARALAEVLRCAGWDLAAAAAAAYPGVSYSKAGHCRYALLSRVCLSMFDGFDSYEFGATADPAELEGIELAIRRNESLQQFIEHSDADPMELMNSSPDCEFAQFCNRKYKQLIHPGIESSLFGNSDCGALPVMSVAGPLYELFVAMASSIWTLHRLAWAYDPAVGIFQVSRGTEFSTVYMENIVRSKGFSGSRELGKPGQPKVGFTVVPGFRLGGTVIQCRVYLDHGKREDDVIDSI; encoded by the coding sequence ATGCTCCACAAGTTCGCGCTCGCGTTCAAGACCAAGACCATCGAGTTCTTcgccgaggacgaggaggacgaggacgccGACCGGTTCGCGCGCTCCCCGGCGCCGGGCGCGGATGGGGTCCTGGCGGGGCAGCGGGTGGTCGTGCTGAAGCCCGACCCgctgaaccctaaccctagcgcggacgggggcgggcgggcggggtcCGGGCAGGAGGCCGCCGTGGAGGCGGCGCTCGCGACGGCCTCGTCGTTCCAGGCGGCGTACCTGCACCTGCAGGCGGCCCACGCGCCGTTCctgccggaggcggcggccgccgcggacgccgccgcggtgTCGCACCTCCGGCGGCTGTCGGAGCTCAAGCGGATCGCGAGGGGCGCGCCGGCGGACGCGCCTGGGCCGGACGGGGACGGGACCCTCACGGCGCACCTCGAGGCGCAGGTGCGCGAGAACCAGGCGCTGCTGCGGTCCTTCGACGCCGTGGTCAACCGCCTCCAGGCCGCGCTCGACGCCAaggacgccgcggccgccgcgctgcgGCTGGACCTCGAGGCGCTCGACGACGCCAACGCGCGGCTCTCGGCTCGCCTCGACcgcgcgctcgcgccgccgccgggcggcgACGCCGTCGGCGCCATGCTCTCCGCGGGCGTCTTCGACTCTGTCCTCCGCGACGCGCTACGCGTCGCCCACCGATtcgcccgcgcgctcgccgaGGTCCTCCGGTGCGCTGGGTGGGacctggccgcggcggcggcggctgcctacCCGGGCGTCTCCTACTCCAAGGCCGGCCACTGCCGCTACGCGCTGCTCTCCCGCGTCTGCCTCTCCATGTTCGACGGATTCGACTCCTACGAATTTGGGGCCACAGCTGACCCCGCAGAGCTTGAAGGAATCGAGCTGGCAATCCGTAGGAACGAGTCGTTGCAGCAATTCATCGAGCACTCAGATGCAGACCCCATGGAGCTCATGAATTCAAGCCCGGATTGTGAGTTTGCCCAATTTTGCAACCGCAAGTACAAACAGCTGATCCATCCTGGCATTGAGTCCTCGCTGTTTGGGAATTCAGACTGCGGGGCATTGCCGGTGATGAGTGTGGCCGGCCCACTCTACGAGCTGTTTGTTGCAATGGCAAGCTCAATTTGGACGCTCCACAGATTAGCTTGGGCATATGATCCGGCAGTCGGCATATTCCAGGTCAGCCGGGGCACAGAGTTCTCAACGGTGTACATGGAGAACATTGTCAGGTCGAAGGGGTTTTCAGGCAGCAGGGAGCTTGGGAAGCCAGGGCAGCCGAAGGTTGGGTTCACAGTTGTGCCGGGCTTCAGGCTTGGAGGGACAGTGATCCAATGTAGGGTGTATCTAGATCATGGGAAGAGGGAAGACGACGTTATAGATTCAATTTGA
- the LOC120688467 gene encoding monocopper oxidase-like protein SKU5, with protein MRRLLALAAALLALRPALATDPYAFFDWDVSYVTAAPLGVKQQVIGINGKFPGPVVNITTNWNVVVNVLNDLDEPLLITWNGIQHRKNCWQDGVLGTNCPIPSGWNWTYEFQVKDQIGSFFYFPSTSLQRAAGGYGGIVVNNRDVIAVPFGRPDGDITILIGDWYNKNHTDLRKMLDKGKDLGMPDGVLINGKGPYRYNDSLVPAGIEYETFNVHPGRTYRIRVHNVGTSTSLNFRIQGHNMLLVETEGSYTTQQNYTNLDVHVGQSYSFLVATDQNASSDYYVVASARQVNESLWRRVTGVAVLRYSNSRGPAAGPLPDPPQDRDDRSFSMNQARSVRWNLSAGAARPNPQGSFRYSSINVTQAYLLRGTAAAPARSGGRRRAALNGLSFAPPETPLRLADAFGVEGVYTLDFPERPPARGGAPRLARSVINGTYRGFMELIFQNNDTRMQSYHMDGYAFFVVGMDYGEWTEDSRGTYNKGDGVARSTIQVYPGAWAAVLVSLDNAGVWNVRSENLDSWYLGQEVYVRVVNPEDAGNKTEMAIPGNALFCGQLHKYQKEQTPHHRMGVSAAAPRSPSVARRLVSAALLLAGSVVLAP; from the exons ATGCGGCGGCTTCTCGCGCTGGCGGCGGCCCTGCTGGCGCTGCGGCCGGCGCTGGCCACCGACCCCTACGCCTTCTTCGACTGGGACGTCTCCTACGTCACCGCGGCGCCGCTCGGCGTCAAGCAGCAG GTGATAGGCATCAACGGCAAGTTCCCGGGCCCCGTCGTGAACATCACCACCAACTGGAACGTCGTCGTCAACGTGCTCAACGACCTCGACGAGCCGCTTCTCATCACCTG GAACGGGATCCAGCACCGGAAGAACTGCTGGCAGGACGGGGTGCTGGGCACCAACTGCCCCATCCCGTCCGGCTGGAACTGGACCTACGAGTTCCAGGTCAAGGACCAGATCGGCAGCTTCTTCTACTTCCCCTCCACCAGCCtgcagcgcgccgccggcggctacGGCGGCATCGTCGTCAACAACCGCGACGTCATCGCCGTGCCCTTCGGCCGCCCCGACGGCGACATCACCATCCTCATCGGCGACTGGTACAACAAGAACCACACG GATCTGAGGAAGATGCTGGACAAAGGGAAGGACCTGGGGATGCCGGACGGCGTGCTAATAAACGGCAAGGGCCCGTACCGGTACAACGACAGCCTTGTGCCGGCCGGCATCGAGTACGAGACCTTCAATGTGCATCCGG GCAGGACGTACCGCATCCGGGTGCACAACGTGGGCACGTCGACGAGCCTCAACTTCCGGATCCAGGGCCACAACATGCTGCTGGTGGAGACGGAGGGCTCCTACACCACGCAGCAGAACTACACCAACCTGGACGTCCACGTCGGCCAGTCCTACTCCTTCCTCGTCGCCACGGACCAGAACGCCAGCTCCGACTACTACGTCGTGGCCAGCGCCCGGCAGGTGAACGAGTCCCTCTGGCGCCGCGTCACCGGCGTCGCCGTGCTCCGCTACTCCAACTCCcggggccccgccgccggcccgctgcCGGACCCGCCCCAGGACCGGGACGACCGGAGCTTCTCCATGAACCAGGCGCGGTCCGTCCGGTGGAACCtcagcgccggcgcggcgcggcccaaCCCGCAGGGCTCGTTCCGGTACTCGTCCATCAACGTGACGCAGGCGTACCTGCtgcggggcacggcggcggcgccggcgcggagcggcgggcggcggcgcgcggcgctgaacgggctctccttcgcgCCGCCGGAGACGCCGCTGCGGCTGGCGGACGCGTTCGGGGTGGAGGGCGTGTACACGCTCGACTTcccggagcggccgccggcgcgaggcggcgcgccCCGGCTCGCGCGGTCCGTCATCAACGGCACCTACCGCGGGTTCATGGAGCTCATCTTCCAGAACAACGACACCAGGATGCAGAGCTACCACATGGACGGATACGCCTTCTTTGTCGTCGG GATGGACTACGGCGAGTGGACGGAGGACAGCCGGGGCACCTACAACAAGGGCGACGGCGTGGCGCGGAGCACGATCCAGGTGTACCCGGGCGCGTGGGCGGCGGTGCTGGTGTCGCTGGACAACGCCGGCGTCTGGAACGTGCGGTCCGAGAACCTGGACTCGTGGTACCTGGGGCAGGAGGTCTACGTCAGGGTCGTCAACCCGGAGGACGCCGGCAACAAGACGGAGAtggccatccccggcaacgcCCTCTTCTGCGGCCAGCTCCACAAGTACCAGAA GGAGCAAACTCCGCATCACAGGATGGGGGTGTCTGCCgcggcgccgcgctcgccgtccgTGGCGCGCCGGCTGGTGTCGGCGGCGCTGCTCCTGGCCGGGTCCGTCGTGCTCGCACCGTAG